Proteins from one Coturnix japonica isolate 7356 chromosome 5, Coturnix japonica 2.1, whole genome shotgun sequence genomic window:
- the FAM181A gene encoding protein FAM181A: MASDSEVKTLLNFVNLASSDIKAALDKSAPCRRSVDHRKYLQKQLKRFSQKYSRVPRCHSTKPSECGPRRGAEDRTRSCQPEVPDPGPHNGAAAEKVLQAAEVEESLAGEQAVPEQNPEANRPDQVPMRKRQLPASFWEEPRPPQSLPVRGFPAAPEGLPVPREPPPPFEGKKSKRSEDTTGPESHEPALNAGEKDPTGVLSGRVGAWTCCPFPCPGPAVYQPPGTLPPSPFPGLGLWRKGTATLPAEAQPFCKEAEGTGQKLYRPVVLKPIPTKPTIPSPIFNVFGYL; this comes from the coding sequence ATGGCATCGGACAGCGAGGTAAAAACCCTGCTGAACTTTGTCAACCTGGCCTCCAGTGACATCAAGGCAGCCCTGGATAAATCAGCTCCCTGCCGCCGGTCGGTGGACCACAGGAAATatttgcagaagcagctgaagcgTTTTTCTCAGAAGTACTCGCGGGTGCCACGGTGCCACTCTACCAAGCCTTCGGAATGTGGCCCACGTCGTGGAGCAGAGGACAGGACCCGCAGCTGCCAGCCTGAAGTGCCTGACCCTGGCCCCCACAatggggctgctgcagagaaggTACTGCAGGCAGCTGAGGTGGAGGAGAGCCTGGCTGGGGAGCAAGCTGTGCCAGAGCAAAACCCTGAGGCCAACAGGCCAGATCAGGTGCCCATGAGAAAACGACAGCTTCCTGCATCCTTCTGGGAAGAGCCACGGCCGCCACAGAGCCTCCCAGTCAGGGGCTTCCCTGCGGCCCCTGAAGGGCTACCAGTCCCCAGGGaacctcctcctccctttgaggggaagaaaagcaaaaggagtgAAGACACCACTGGACCTGAGAGCCATGAGCCTGCCCTTAATGCAGGGGAGAAAGACCCCACTGGTGTTCTCTCAGGCCGGGTGGGTGCCTGGACCTGCTGCCCCTTCCCCTGCCCTGGACCAGCTGTCTACCAGCCCCCAGGAACGCTGCCTCCATCACCTTtcccagggctggggctgtggagGAAGGGCACTGCCACGCTGCCAGCTGAGGCACAGCCCTTCTGTAAGGAGGCAGAGGGCACAGGGCAGAAACTCTACAGACCTGTGGTTTTGAAACCCATCCCTACCAAGCCCACCATTCCCTCACCGATTTTCAATGTTTTTGGCTACCTTTAG